Proteins found in one Staphylococcus durrellii genomic segment:
- a CDS encoding MarR family winged helix-turn-helix transcriptional regulator: protein MIDEEMKLAHQLCFSAYNVNKLFSKFYEKQLSQFGLTFSQYLVLLTLWEENPQTLLSIGKKLNLASNTLTPLLKRLEQAGWVQRNRDENDKRNLIITLTIKGLNEQEAVHEAIAKCISSQFDVDEYTRAKAIMDNLEVTLKKLTKDV, encoded by the coding sequence TTGATTGATGAGGAAATGAAATTGGCACATCAGCTATGCTTTTCTGCTTATAATGTTAACAAATTATTCAGCAAATTTTATGAAAAGCAATTAAGTCAATTCGGTTTAACTTTTTCTCAATATCTAGTGCTATTAACATTATGGGAGGAAAACCCTCAAACTTTATTATCCATTGGTAAAAAGTTGAATCTAGCAAGTAATACCCTAACCCCATTACTAAAAAGACTTGAGCAAGCTGGCTGGGTTCAAAGAAATAGAGATGAAAACGATAAACGTAATCTTATCATAACTTTAACGATAAAAGGTCTAAATGAGCAAGAAGCAGTACATGAAGCTATTGCTAAATGTATTTCTTCACAATTTGATGTAGATGAATATACAAGAGCTAAAGCAATCATGGATAATCTTGAAGTCACTTTAAAGAAATTAACAAAGGATGTTTAA